The following coding sequences are from one Culex quinquefasciatus strain JHB chromosome 1, VPISU_Cqui_1.0_pri_paternal, whole genome shotgun sequence window:
- the LOC6050931 gene encoding uncharacterized protein LOC6050931, translating to MESVQLICRGPCGKPFHALCDECFLGSLTQKTLQSLTRRIDSIDETLRNLSTLLLPLLAMTAQQRELHLPTELWEQIFQHLGGRQLARVRATCRRWRDVVDGCPRLAGKFVVKLPTDTLVDEHYEPGNVMGSAARVALEKVEIVGVGFWWRSLGERLTSLSLNNCKLSLPILLGMLKFTPNLKSLELRTKFCFATAVGDASDGVKLTKLEELTLLSAKNVTLFGPLCPRLKRFRILANLQRGDDDRNVAQFLQAVQHTVEDVDVYLTADLLRYVTEIEQLQLKRISFRCISRLEELPLVSFCQAQWSIEDLGIERFGTTNATLCLIGTSLPKLSRITVRITDDGTVLPSFVNTMPRLKHLKINGNSKLFMTFGTLQSPTLTQLHLHDVRLAQNGLKPYLRKCPMIRAVILEYCTFDNWSEVFGPLEQLPTLRHLELVGIVVKNNIGGPTAGCFAGLRSLKLSYLAGGDMSHRMLTALLGQCGQLEEVHLTDRVDDEMVRIVGGSVRALRRLTMDRCVCLTDASVEHVVKSCAKLEQLVVRDCMRITRSGLSVLKRRFPTVLSVND from the exons ATGGAATCGGTCCAGCTAATCTGCCGCGGCCCCTGCGGCAAGCCGTTTCACGCCCTCTGCGACGAGTGCTTCCTCGGGTCCCTCACGCAGAAAACGCTCCAGTCCCTGACCCGGCGGATCGATTCCATCGACGAAACGCTGCGCAATCTGTCCACGCTGCTCTTGCCGCTGCTGGCCATGACCGCCCAGCAGCGCGAGCTGCACCTGCCGACGGAACTTTGGGAGCAGATCTTCCAGCACCTGGGCGGCCGCCAGTTGGCACGGGTTCGCGCGACCTGCCGCCGCTGGCGGGACGTCGTGGACGGGTGTCCCCGGCTGGCGGGGAAGTTTGTGGTGAAGCTTCCGACGGATACGCTCGTGGACGAGCACTACGAGCCGGGTAATGTTATGGGGAGTGCTGCGAGGGTGGCGCTGGAGAAGGTGGAGATTGTCGGGGTTGGGTTCTGGTGGAGGTCGTTGGGTGAGCGACTGACCTCGCTGAGTCTGAACAATTGCAAGCTGTCGCTGCCGATTCTGCTGGGGATGCTGAAGTTTACGCCGAACTTGAAGAGTTTGGAGTTGCGGACGAAGTTTTGCTTTGCGACTGCGGTGGGGGATGCTTCCGATGGCGTTAAGTTGACCAAGTTGGAGGAACTTACGCTGCTTAGTGCAAAGAACGTAACGCTGTTTGGTCCGCTGTGTCCACGGCTGAAGCGATTCCGGATTCTGGCGAATCTACAACGAGGGGATGATGATCGAAACGTGGCCCAGTTCTTGCAGGCGGTTCAGCATACGGTGGAGGATGTTGACGTCTATCTTACTGCTGACCTGTTGAGATACGTCACTGAGATTGAGCAGCTTCAGTTGAAGCGAATCAGCTTCCGGTGCATATCCAGGTTGGAGGAGCTTCCACTTGTAAGCTTTTGTCAAGCTCAATGGTCCATCGAAGATCTGGGAATCGAACGTTTCGGAACCACAAATGCC ACCCTCTGCCTCATCGGAACCAGCCTGCCCAAGCTCTCCCGCATCACTGTCCGCATCACCGACGACGGAACTGTCCTGCCATCCTTCGTCAACACGATGCCCCGACTCAAACACCTCAAAATCAACGGCAACTCCAAACTCTTCATGACCTTCGGAACCCTTCAAAGCCCGACCCTCACCCAACTCCACCTTCACGACGTTCGCCTCGCCCAAAACGGACTCAAACCCTACCTGCGCAAATGCCCGATGATCCGGGCCGTCATCCTCGAGTACTGCACCTTCGACAACTGGTCCGAGGTGTTCGGACCGCTCGAGCAGCTCCCGACGCTGCGTCACCTGGAGCTGGTGGGAATCGTGGTGAAGAACAACATCGGAGGTCCCACCGCCGGGTGCTTCGCCGGGTTGAGGAGCCTCAAGCTGTCCTACCTGGCCGGTGGAGACATGAGCCACCGGATGTTGACGGCACTGCTCGGGCAGTGTGGCCAGCTGGAGGAGGTGCACCTGACGGATCGCGTGGACGATGAGATGGTGCGGATTGTGGGCGGATCGGTGCGGGCGCTGAGGAGACTTACGATGGATCGGTGCGTTTGTTTGACGGATGCCTCGGTGGAGCACGTCGTGAAGAGCTGCGCGAAGCTGGAGCAGCTGGTGGTGCGGGACTGTATGCGGATCACGAGGAGTGGGTTGAGTGTGCTGAAGAGGAGGTTTCCGACGGTTCTTAGCGTGAATGACTAG
- the LOC6050934 gene encoding uncharacterized protein LOC6050934, which yields MEQTTNNLPPEILETIFEYLPAAQLLRVRLVCRYWRDIVIGDSKLMGKLTLKFPQNITINKRYMPKNLPVAVTKVSFESVNIVGIPTWWSSFALNLTHLKIQFSETSLPTLLEMLRSTPNLKRLKLFCVKLTKLTDEPPNFLLNKLENLNLNSICETKILRLFGPMCPNLKDLYLFMRAENPNHDERCVIQFVQTVEKTLESLELYTTKNFLAELSTFKELKLKRLVYNWVEEPEEELVQFCHTQPLIEKLVTAQSCLSNSALTDIGRSLPNLKHLSTKFKPDFSKHATFINAMPNLEHLSLINNYSEVNFGGCQSPNLKHLYLGYMRPTRNSLRQYLNACPNLNSLEMDRCTFTSWDEVFIPAGSLKFLQTLELGTLDLANVTDAAFGKMPNLRRLRLIGFKMANPVMAALFRACDQLRLEELNGWKLDEEEALKFALQEDREWRTMTLGVPRVCGVEKIVEDCGMGSQEACGTSREEGGLGIFDRVKGFFGKMFDN from the exons ATGGAACAAACCACCAACAATTTACCTCCAGAGATTTTGGAAACAATCTTCGAGTATCTTCCAGCTGCTCAGTTGTTACGAGTTCGTCTAGTTTGTCGCTACTGGCGAGATATTGTAATCGGTGACTCCAAACTCATGGGAAAACTCACCTTGAAATTCCCCCAAAACATCACCATCAATAAAAGGTACATGCCAAAAAATCTACCAGTTGCAGTCACGAAAGTCAGCTTTGAGAGTGTAAATATCGTTGGAATACCAACTTGGTGGTCATCATTCGCCCTAAATCTGACCCacctaaaaatacaattttcggAAACTTCACTGCCAACATTGCTGGAAATGCTGCGATCAACTCCAAACCTGAAACGGCTCAAACTGTTCTGCGTGAAACTGACCAAACTCACGGACGAGCCGCCAAACTTCTTGCTGAACAAGCTGGAGAACCTCAACCTGAATTCCATCTGTGAAACAAAGATTTTGCGCCTATTTGGACCAATGTGTCCAAATTTGAAGGATCTTTACCTCTTCATGAGAGCGGAAAATCCCAACCATGACGAGCGTTGCGTGATTCAGTTTGTGCAAACTGTTGAAAAAACGCTGGAAAGCCTTGAGCTTTACACCACGAAAAACTTTCTCGCGGAATTATCCACCTTCAAGGAGCTAAAGTTGAAGCGGTTGGTCTACAACTGGGTCGAGGAACCGGAAGAGGAGCTGGTGCAATTTTGCCATACTCAACCCTTGATTGAGAAGCTTGTGACGGCGCAAAGTTGCTTGTCGAATTCG GCTCTCACTGATATCGGACGCTCTCTCCCCAATTTGAAGCAtctttcaacaaagttcaaaccggatttttcaaaacatgcCACATTTATCAACGCCATGCCCAACCTGGAGCATCTGAGCCTAATCAACAACTACTCTGAGGTCAATTTCGGCGGTTGCCAGAGTCCCAACCTCAAACATTTATACCTGGGCTACATGCGACCAACCCGGAACAGTCTCCGACAATACTTGAACGCATGTCCCAACCTGAACAGTTTGGAGATGGACAGATGCACCTTCACCAGTTGGGACGAAGTTTTCATCCCCGCCGGAAGTCTAAAATTCCTTCAAACCCTGGAGCTGGGCACTCTGGACCTGGCAAACGTAACCGACGCCGCCTTCGGAAAGATGCCCAACCTGCGCCGGTTGCGCCTGATCGGGTTTAAAATGGCGAACCCCGTGATGGCAGCGCTGTTCCGGGCGTGTGACCAGCTTCGGCTGGAGGAACTGAACGGATGGAAGCTGGACGAAGAGGAGGCGCTGAAGTTTGCCCTGCAGGAGGACCGGGAGTGGCGGACGATGACGCTGGGGGTTCCGAGAGTTTGTGGAGTCGAGAAGATTGTGGAAGATTGTGGGATGGGCTCGCAGGAAGCTTGCGGGACAAGTCGAGAGGAAGGGGGATTGGGTATTTTTGATAGGGTGAagggattttttggaaaaatgtttgATAATTAG
- the LOC6050932 gene encoding tumor necrosis factor receptor superfamily member wengen, whose product MPPRVGSTATMAAVNDDDVATAAILDSRTTSRPAVMYSSHSNSTSSVSLLGLASRRLRWVVAAVTLCTVLSRVDAVCEPDRWWNPERSECVPCRVCDEQQLVMRPCQEYMDTVCGTMKDLDMDLAQLARPEESGDNQQRHWKEERRKDAAHHRFHNGRDQRHQQQQHSQGPSKPENTADIMWDWQAASLLLAIIGCLLFFFAAAIIALNQTRQWKRIEKHFDADMEALSAQLMNHLSSMQQLENGSIFLDDVIGPERFRSGGGGSTSSTSGLLGNSGVHHHHHHHPIEVRCVYLDQLLDGKGCTKQQGPGNLYIEEHQGGGAAPPGNNGPSAGSATTLTTAGRMY is encoded by the exons ATGCCACCTCGGGTTGGCAGCACGGCAACAATGGCAGCtgtcaacgacgacgacgttgccaccgccgccatcttggattcgcGAACCACTAGTCGACCGGCGGTCATGTACAGTAGTCATAGCAATAGCACTAGTTCCGTAAGCCTACTAGGATTAGCGAGTCGCCGGCTGCGATGGGTAGTGGCCGCGGTGACTCTGTGCACAGTATTGTCCCGGGTGGACGCCGTTTGCGAGCCGGACCGCTGGTGGAACCCGGAGCGGTCCGAGTGTGTTCCCTGTCGGGTGTGCGACGAGCAGCAGCTGGTGATGCGACCCTGCCAGGAGTACATGGACACTGTGTGCGGCACCATGAAGGACCTGGACATGGATCTGGCGCAGTTGGCGCGGCCTGAGGAGAGCGGAGATAACCAGCAGCGGCACTGGAAGGAG GAACGCCGGAAAGACGCCGCCCATCATCGCTTCCACAATGGCCGCGACCAGCGgcaccagcagcaacagcactCGCAAGGTCCGTCCAAGCCGGAGAACACCGCCGACATCATGTGGGACTGGCAGGCTGCGTCCCTGCTGCTGGCCATCATCGGCTGTCTGTTATTCTTCTTCGCGGCGGCCATCATCGCGCTCAACCAAACGCGCCAGTGGAAACGCATCGAAAAGCACTTTGACGCCG ACATGGAAGCGCTGTCGGCGCAGCTGATGAACCATCTGTCCAGCATGCAGCAGCTCGAGAACGGGTCCATCTTCCTGGACGACGTGATCGGGCCGGAGCGGTTTCGTTCCGGCGGTGGTGGGTCCACCAGCAGCACCAGTGGCCTGCTTGGCAACAGTGGCGTtcaccaccatcaccaccaccacccgatCGAGGTGCGTTGCGTCTACTTGGATCAGCTGTTAg ATGGCAAAGGCTGCACCAAACAGCAGGGCCCCGGCAACCTGTACATCGAGGAGCACCAGGGGGGAGGAGCAGCCCCGCCCGGGAACAATGGCCCGTCGGCCGGAAGTGCAACCACGCTGACGACGGCCGGCCGAATGTACTAA